ATCCACGCCCAGGAGTCGGCCGAGGCGGCTACCCGGAAGGCAATGGAAGTGGCCGACGCTCTAGAATCGATGAAGCTGGCAACGGCAGCCGAGGCGCTTCGCGCAGGTATATCCGAGAGCGTCACCTACTACCGTTTCCCAAGGAAGCACCATCGCAGCATACGAACCAACAATATGCTCGAGCGGATAATGAAGGAGATTAGACGACGGACCCGCGTTGTCGGCTGCTTCCCCGACGGCAAGAGCGCGTTGATGCTGGCTTGCGCCAGATTGCGATACGTCGCTTCGAAGTCGTGGTCGGACAGCCGGGTCTATCTGGACATGAAGCTGCTAGTTGAAGAAAACGAGGAGAGGAGCGCCTGAAGCGGCGGCTAGCCCCCTCGGGGACTAGTTGACAATTAGATACCTTTAACCAATAACCAAATAACAAATACGCCACTGCCTAAAGGTACAGCTGCCTTTTTGCGAAAGATTCCGGACACTAACGCGGCACCCGGCGTCTCCATCACTGCCATTTCGACTGGCCCGAGTCACCCGAAGAGCGCCAAAGGCTCGATACTTCCGCCCTAGGGGATCGTGTCGGATATGCGGGTATTGGCGAGGTAGGACTTGATGATCTGGGCACCTAAGCTCACTATACTAAAAGTCGAGCTCTCTAGTTACACTTCTCCAGCTCCGGCGTTCAGTTGATACTCTCAGTGTGGTTGCGATGGGCGGAACGTATTTCACTAAGAGGCGTGGCAGGTCTGCTCGGCTTTATTGTCCAGAGGTCGGTTTATCCCACCTTTACCTTCCCTCGAACTATCCCCAGAGATCTTACTTGAGGTTACCGAAATCGATCCTCACTACTTCACATCCTTTATGTAGATGCCGAATTATCAGTTGTTTCAGTTTCGTTTACTGTCTTTCCGTTAGATTTTCCATTTGGATTTTTGTTTCAAAACCAACAGCCTACCGGATCATCGCCGGTAATGTACTATACTATTTTCCGAAAGTATTCGGATGCTATCGGCTCGCTGTCTTCCTGATGTAGAGAACCCCGCTGTACACATAGCAACACTCAGCGTCGGTCTTCGCTAACCGTTCTTAGTAGCAGATCATAGCTGCGAAAGATAAGGGCATTAGTAGGGACGTTTAGCATTTTGATACAATGAAGGTTTTCTCGGTGAGTGATGGTGTTCATCCATTGCAGTGTACTAACAAATAATCTTATTTACGGCAGATAATATGATTATTTTTGAGAATCGTTTTATGCTTCACAAAATCCGATGGTGGATTTCACTTCTTCTTGATTACCGAATAGTAATCGAGTTCGATAACATCGAAAACATTATGGTCTAATCTAGAGCAATCAAAATGATCAGCGGTTTTTGGCGGCCAAGAATAGGAGTTCCAGCGAGGGTCGAATTTGGTCATGACAACAGCTGTCAAGTCCGAGGAATTAAACGCCTCTAGAAGGTTGTCGTTACTTAACGCTTCGGGTTTTTCTATCGTCCTAACAGAATCAGGCCAATTCTTTCTTGCGATTGGAATTGCCTTATCGCCAGCTATATTATAGGTTCTGAATCCAACCATTGGCGATATGTAGTTGATGAGGTATGGGTTCCCGACTGTTGGGAAAAACACTATATCTTCAGGTGTCAAGATATTTGCCAACGGCGGAATCAAATCTTCGTATAGTGCGTCGTATGACCTCATGAACTTGTGTCCAAGTGATATTTTATTCGTGTAATCAGTTGGTAGCGATTCTATTGCGATAATAATCGTTACAATTAAAAATGCATATCTTCTAAGTGTTTTGGATCTAAATAGGAATCTATATAAATAAGCAAAAATAAACAATGCAGCAATTTTGGTAGCAATAGTCCATCGATAAACGGCTCTCATATCTTTGATAACCGGAAATTTGTAAATGTTGCCATGTGGGAGATCGAGGATTGCATCCTCACTTGGCATCAAATAGTCATTGAAAGAAATCTTGTCCTTTGTTGCGGTGCGTTCTTTATGAGAATTGATTTTTAAAGAAGGTCCTAAGCTTAATAGCAGAGTCATTGCAAAGAATACTAGGAAGACCATTGATGTGTTCTTTAAATATCTTTTTGTACTAATCAACGCTAGGCAGAAGATCATTACTGCTGATATTATGAAGATTGGGTTTAGGTAATTTCCACGAATATTGGAGCCGTCACCATAAAACTCCAACTTGTCGATTTTGTTCATGGTGTACCCAAATAGCTCCGGGAGTAAAAGACCTTTTTGAGGAAGAAAGAAGGTAAGCAAATCCATTCCTTGGGCCCTAAAGAAGTCGAATGGCATCGTAATGAAGGTCTTGTCCTCACCCATGCTCATTTTGTATAATGAGTATGTTATCCCAAGGGGTGTGGCTGTGAATATTAAGAATTTGGTAAGTTTCTCGATGGTCGTTCCAGTTGAAGTCAAATGTAGGAAACTTCGGATTGATAGTAATGAGAAAAACAAAATACTAAATACAAGTGCGTACGGGTCTGTGAATGCTAAAAATATGAATGATATAGAAGTGACTAATACATTCAGGAATATCGATTTAGGTGTCTGTGACCGTTGAAAGTAATAGTAGGATCTGAAAATAATGCAGAAAACCGTAGGTAATAGGAAAAATGAAAATAAAACAGGAGGGTGTCCTGAATGAGTGCTGATGTATGGACTGAAAAAGTAAGAAAGCGGGAGTAGTATGCTGATTGTTGACGATGCTGTTATTGCAAAGAGCGTCTTATAAATTATGATGTAGCTAAGTAGTGCAAAGGAGGATATTATGGTCACGTACGCCGTTGCTGGTGAAACTCCAGTTATCTTGGTGTACATCCCTGCAACAAGTACTAGACTCAATTTTTGGTGTCTAGGTATGGAGTTTGGATAACTAGTCCTATCAAAATTTAGTACCTCGTTTAGGTTCGAATCAGCGACTTGCTGTATATCCCCAATCGTCAAAATTGTAAGGCCTAAACTTGGTAAGCTTTTGGTGGGGCTAAGATTGTTGATTGGCAAGATGACAAAAGCCGTAATTGCGATTATGATTAAGGGCGGCGCGTATTTGAAATATGACATAGTGTTGTTTGCGATCCGTTTTATTAGCACTTTAGCCTTTCTATAAATATGTTTTCTTTTTCAAAATGCTGCCAATCGAGTATATTCTGAAAATCGGGTAATTTTAAATCTTCTCAATCCCCTTCGAGCGATCAGAAGAAAAAGATATTTTTGGAAAACTGATGGGCGAGCTTTGGGGGAATAAGAGAAAGTAGAGTTCATTCTTACATGTTCGCAAAGTTAAGTAGCTGTTAGATTGAGAGTCCTCCAATAGCAAATATGAAAGTAAAAGGATATGATCCGAGGGAAAGGCAAATGGTGCAAGCCGCAGTAGAACCGCTACGTCTAAAGCTTCAACGGCAAGCCGCGCGACGAATGCCTCGTTGAGCATTGGTTCGACATCGTCGCCCACGCCCGGAACATCTTGCAGGACTGGAGGCAGAAATAAAACAATTATAGGCCCCAGAGCCCGCTAGGATATCGGACTCCGCCCGAGGTCGCAGCGAGACCCCTAGAGGTCTATTTTGTGGATGATACAAACAACTATACACTAGAACCTAAGACACTAACAGCTGTCGGAACCTAACACTGGTTGTGGCACTGAAAACGGGTGTAGGTCAGTGTGACTTAGTTATTGAAGAAAAAATATTCTCTGCATTGCTCATTGAATATTTTTTTAGAAGAACAACTCTAGATCTGTTTGAATATGAATTCCATGTATCCCGACGAGTGTACAGTTCGATACAATGTTTAGCGAATATTTCCGCGTCGTTTGTAATGTGAGCACATTTCTCTATTTCGGGTATCCCTTGAGCTCCGAACGAAGTTGTAACAACCGGTAGCTGGTAGAACATCGATTCGAGCACTTTTCCTTTAACACCGGCTCCGAACCGTAGTGGAACTACTGATACTCTAGATTGCTTGTAGTGGTTTTTTAGTTCTTCATCGGTGACATCGGTATCAATTGACAGCTTATCGCTTTCAAGTGACTTAATTTCATTGGGTATGGCGGATCCAACAATCTTAAGTCTAGCGTTTGGAAGAGCTTTCAGAATCATTGGAAAAATTTCTGAGATGAACCACTTTATCGCATCTAAATTCGGTGGGTGATTGAAATTGCCAACGAATAAAAAGTCTTGAGCTTGTTCGAAGGGTAGTCGGTTCGCTTCTTCGTTCTCGGGGTAAAAATAAATAGGAACTTCAATAGCTTTTTCGGAAAAGCCAGCTTGCGAGATTATTTCGACCTCCTCCGAGGAGGGGTACAATAAGTAATCGCATTCATTCCATAAGTCTATTTCTTGCTTCTCTGTGAGGAGAATGTCTTCGTAGCTTATATCCGGATTGAAATCTTTTTCTAGTTTCATACGGACATGGTGAATGTCATGGCCAAAATAGATAGTTTTAGCCCTTGTTTGCTTCTTTATTAAATCGATGTATTTTATTGAAATGTGTGGGCGTGATAGAAATACATAGTCGAACTGGTTTAGGTTTTCTTCCAGCCAGGATCTATGGTTTTTTAGGTAGTGGACCCCGTACAGTATCTCTATGCCCATCCGTTCTATATCTGGGGTGTAAACTGGGTCTTGGTAAAAATTGTCTGTAAAAAAAGTTACTGAAAATCCCATCGATTTGAGAAGCTTCAGGTGCATGTATATACATCTTGATCCGGCGTCGCGGTCATGTTTGGGCACGTAGTGGTCAATGACTAAGATTTTTTTGCATTTGGTGGACCTGTCGCGAGCTCTCAACACGTTTTCAGCGTTTCGGAAATGCTCCTTTTGTAGTACGTGACGCCATTTGTTTAGAAAAATTCTGCCGTTCCGAATTTGATAGCGCTTTATTCCGCTTCCAGTGTCTGTCCCGTTCGATTTTCCTTCATGGTGTATCACTACGGATTTAGGTTCGACAAACACTTTCATTCCCGCACTACGTACCTTAAATGCTAAATCTGTGTCTTCGTAGTAAGCTGGCTTGTACCTCGTATCGAACATTCCACAGCTAAGGAATAGCTCTCTCTCAATTAGAATGGCTGCTCCCGAAACATAGTCAGTTTCTTTTGTGTAATTGTACTGTGGTAGGTGCGGATCTTCGTTTCTTCCATAGTTCCATGCTGATCCGTCTTTCCAAACAATACCCCCGCATTCTTGCAGAGTATTATCTGGGTATACTAATTTAGAACCAACCAAGCCAACATTTTCGAATCTACTGAATACATCGATTAGCTCGTCAAGCCAACCATCTGTGACTTCAGTGTCGCTGTTTAGGAAGAATATATACTGTGAGGTTGTATTGAGTGCTGCTCTATTGCAGGTGCGAAGAAATCCCAAGTTTTCATAGTTCCTAATCAACCGAAAACCAGAAAGTTTTGACATCTCGATCACTGATTCATGACTGGAGTAATCGTCGATGACAAGGATTTCAAAGTTTGTGTTGTTTGCTGCTTTTTTAAGCGATAGTATACAGCTTCTCAGGTAATCTATCTGATTGTGAACAGGGATTATTACGGTAACAGTTACAGGGGTATGCTCCATCTTGAATTTACTTAAATACTCTAGACAAGGTTCGACGGATGGCTCGCAATGGAGTAGTCACTTTCCAGGAGAAAGTTGATTTTAGATGATCATACCGCTGCTCAAAGTTTTGATGATAGTAAGTTTCTTTCTCTAGGCGGTCTACGTAGTCCGATAATCTAATATTCAATTGTTCAATTTGATTATTAGATTCCTTCAGGTTCTCATGGAGAGTTTGGTTTAACTCATCTATTGAGTTTTTTTCAGAAACTGATTTTGAAAGGTCCTTTGATAATAGATCAATTCTTGTTTGAGCAGCTAGGCTATTGGCTTCGATGTCCGAAACTGAATTCAGAAGAGATTCTATTTCTATTTTACAAATATCCAAATTGTTAAGTAATTCTTTTTTGCTATCCTCTGAATTTAAAAGTTCCGTTTCTAGTGTTGAGATCTCAACTTTTAAGCGTGAAACACATGTTTCATTCTCTTTTTTAATGATAGATATAGTGTTTTCAAGGTCCGCAATTTCTTCCTCACTTCGGGCTTGTCGCTCAATGACTGACTGACCTAGCTTACTTACCTCTACTTTGAGTTTCTCGTTCTCGGAGCATAACACACCATTTCGACTCTCAAGATTTTCTAAGTTATGATTTGCTTCGGTCATCTGCTCCTCATTCTCCGATAGCTGTGCACCTAGAGTGCTTATTTGGCCGTCTTTTTGTGCCAAAACCTCCTTCAGAGTCTCTATTTGATCGAGTCTTTGCTCTGCCAACTCTTGTTGTATCTTTTCTCTATCTCTTTTGTCTTGTTGAAGATCGAAATATTTCGATTTTAGTTCGTCAATTTCTCGAGTGTGATCGATGAATACTTTCTCTCTCTGTATTAAGTCCTTAATTCCTTGATCGAGTGGAGTTATCGAGGAGGCTATATTGCCTAGCTGTTCATCTTTAAGGAGAAGCTGCTTTTTTGCGTTAGCGAGTTCTAACTCTAATTCTTGTACCTTTTGCCTTTGCGGAATTATTTGTTCCCTAGCATCCCAGTTGATAGCACTGTCCAGCTTGTTCTCGAAAATCCCCAAACGTAAACTTGGAAGAACCGAATTCGAGCAAAATGCAACTGAGTATAGTCCTTCCGGAAGAGAAATTGAGTAGCGACTTCCTCGGTGATCGCCATAATATACACCACATTGTGTATTTTTGCTAAATTTGGAATCACTTAATATTAGTGAGCCTGCTACCATTCTCTGTTTTGCGAAACTACAATTTTTGAATCGCAACTCTAATTCCTTTTTGAGCTCCTCATGGTAGAGTTCCTTTTTATGGAATTCGTTTTTAACAGGCGACTTATCTGTATACTCTAATTTATCTGGAGAAGATATTATTAGAAGTCCGTCAGGTTTTAGAATACGTTTGACCTCGTCGAGCAATAGTTCTGGCGAATCTAGGTGCTCGATTGTTTCAAAGCTTATGATATAATCAAAGGACTCTGCTGGAAGTTTGGTGTCGTAACAGTTGGCTATTTTATATTTTAGGTTCGATTTTTTGTAGGTAGCAGAGGCGGATTTGATTGCTTCTTCGGATATATCAATACCCGTAACAGCTTCCGCCTTTTCGGCCAAAATTCGTGAACCATAACCGCTTCCACATGCCAAATCCAGTACGTTCCCTCCTTCTATATGTTCTTTGGCCAGCAAATAACGGTGTACATGTTCGTAGTACAGTTGAGGAAATTCAGATTTGGATTCAGTAAGAAATCGTTCCATCAGTTAATTTCGGTGGTGATTTTATGCATAGGGACTCCGCAGAGACCTTGGTGAGTGACAGGAGATTCAGAGCGAATCAGAAGAGCCTCATGAACCCATTGGATTTGTATGTGCGATTCTTGGGTGCCTTTTGCAAAAGCAACCGCAAATGCATACTCTCCAGGATGTAGTATTGGCATCCTGAATTCGAAACTTGCTGTTATAGTCTTTCCGGCAGCGATGCTTAGCTGCTCATTTCGCGTATTGAGATAAGTGTTGTCGCCAAAAATATATTGGCCGTGCCGATCTTTCAGATTAAATCCGAGGATTGGTGCATGTATCTCTACAGAAGCTCTCGCTTTAATTTTCAACCTTACGATTTCACCGCCTACAATACCTACTAGTTGTCGTCCTTCGGTATCTTCCAAAGTACAGGATTCTACGCTACCTTCGCCGGTACCGAAGGAATCAGACGGCTCGTTGAGCAGAAGCACTTCCCACTCGTTCGCGATAGTGTGAATCGGTACTCTATCTCGTTGGTCAAATTTTTCTACTTCGATGTCGGCAGCAGTTGGAACAGAAGAGTTTTTTTGTTCATTTATCTCGTCCTGATCGGGCGTTGCTTCTTCCGGAAGGTTCGTATGATAGTGAGCTAAATACCTCTCAACTGCATCTTTGGGT
This genomic interval from Pelagicoccus albus contains the following:
- a CDS encoding glycosyltransferase, whose translation is MEHTPVTVTVIIPVHNQIDYLRSCILSLKKAANNTNFEILVIDDYSSHESVIEMSKLSGFRLIRNYENLGFLRTCNRAALNTTSQYIFFLNSDTEVTDGWLDELIDVFSRFENVGLVGSKLVYPDNTLQECGGIVWKDGSAWNYGRNEDPHLPQYNYTKETDYVSGAAILIERELFLSCGMFDTRYKPAYYEDTDLAFKVRSAGMKVFVEPKSVVIHHEGKSNGTDTGSGIKRYQIRNGRIFLNKWRHVLQKEHFRNAENVLRARDRSTKCKKILVIDHYVPKHDRDAGSRCIYMHLKLLKSMGFSVTFFTDNFYQDPVYTPDIERMGIEILYGVHYLKNHRSWLEENLNQFDYVFLSRPHISIKYIDLIKKQTRAKTIYFGHDIHHVRMKLEKDFNPDISYEDILLTEKQEIDLWNECDYLLYPSSEEVEIISQAGFSEKAIEVPIYFYPENEEANRLPFEQAQDFLFVGNFNHPPNLDAIKWFISEIFPMILKALPNARLKIVGSAIPNEIKSLESDKLSIDTDVTDEELKNHYKQSRVSVVPLRFGAGVKGKVLESMFYQLPVVTTSFGAQGIPEIEKCAHITNDAEIFAKHCIELYTRRDTWNSYSNRSRVVLLKKYSMSNAENIFSSITKSH
- a CDS encoding ABC transporter ATP-binding protein, which codes for MKRVFDKGKHENPYYSTFTALKDVNFRLKKGESIGIIGRNGSGKSTLLQILAGTLQPSTGSANTDGRVAALLELGSGFNTEFSGRENIYLYASILGIKKKEIDRIYQDIVDFSELEKFIDQPLKTYSSGMTIRLAFSVRIHLDPEILIIDEALAVGDFYFVQKCTRFIKDFIKDKTLVLVTHDLSSVQNLCERCLWLKDGIVEYDGSPKDAVERYLAHYHTNLPEEATPDQDEINEQKNSSVPTAADIEVEKFDQRDRVPIHTIANEWEVLLLNEPSDSFGTGEGSVESCTLEDTEGRQLVGIVGGEIVRLKIKARASVEIHAPILGFNLKDRHGQYIFGDNTYLNTRNEQLSIAAGKTITASFEFRMPILHPGEYAFAVAFAKGTQESHIQIQWVHEALLIRSESPVTHQGLCGVPMHKITTEIN
- a CDS encoding class I SAM-dependent methyltransferase, giving the protein MERFLTESKSEFPQLYYEHVHRYLLAKEHIEGGNVLDLACGSGYGSRILAEKAEAVTGIDISEEAIKSASATYKKSNLKYKIANCYDTKLPAESFDYIISFETIEHLDSPELLLDEVKRILKPDGLLIISSPDKLEYTDKSPVKNEFHKKELYHEELKKELELRFKNCSFAKQRMVAGSLILSDSKFSKNTQCGVYYGDHRGSRYSISLPEGLYSVAFCSNSVLPSLRLGIFENKLDSAINWDAREQIIPQRQKVQELELELANAKKQLLLKDEQLGNIASSITPLDQGIKDLIQREKVFIDHTREIDELKSKYFDLQQDKRDREKIQQELAEQRLDQIETLKEVLAQKDGQISTLGAQLSENEEQMTEANHNLENLESRNGVLCSENEKLKVEVSKLGQSVIERQARSEEEIADLENTISIIKKENETCVSRLKVEISTLETELLNSEDSKKELLNNLDICKIEIESLLNSVSDIEANSLAAQTRIDLLSKDLSKSVSEKNSIDELNQTLHENLKESNNQIEQLNIRLSDYVDRLEKETYYHQNFEQRYDHLKSTFSWKVTTPLRAIRRTLSRVFK